The following proteins are co-located in the Clostridia bacterium genome:
- a CDS encoding GntR family transcriptional regulator, which produces MDITVSNSTREPIYEQIANQIKKLIINQQLKPGEGLPSIRKLAAELHISVITTKRAYDELENEGFIESVIGKGCFVSRENKEFIKEKKIRMVEDKLSEVIKESRVLNIGLQGLKMMLEVLYREV; this is translated from the coding sequence ATGGATATAACAGTCAGCAATTCGACACGCGAACCAATATATGAACAGATTGCGAACCAGATAAAAAAGTTGATTATAAATCAGCAGTTGAAACCTGGAGAGGGTCTGCCCTCTATAAGGAAGCTGGCAGCTGAGTTGCATATAAGTGTTATTACTACCAAGAGAGCCTACGATGAGCTTGAGAACGAAGGCTTTATTGAATCGGTAATTGGAAAGGGATGTTTCGTTTCAAGGGAGAATAAGGAGTTTATCAAGGAAAAGAAGATAAGGATGGTTGAGGACAAACTGTCAGAGGTTATAAAGGAAAGCAGAGTATTGAACATAGGACTTCAAGGACTTAAGATGATGCTTGAGGTATTGTATAGGGAAGTATAA